In a single window of the Thermoplasmata archaeon genome:
- the rfbD gene encoding dTDP-4-dehydrorhamnose reductase, giving the protein MAKVLVVGGAGLLGQHLIDEAARRGHAITATHRGPAPSRAGLRWEALDLRDPSAISEVVRRTSPQVVLNAAALTDVDGCEDRPEEALTVNALAPAALAAAAVSAGARFVHVSTDYVFDGSGPATETTVPHPLGVYGRTKLEGERRVADADRNALLVRMSGVFGWNRVSPKPNSVTRILQAVEAGQEVRLFEDQRITPTYAKTAAQAMFDLSELGAHGVFHVASRDCVSRFEMGQAVVEAFGIPGAKLVPIAMRSVALKAARPPASCLSVKKVEETLKRPMPGFRACLEDMRQTR; this is encoded by the coding sequence GTGGCCAAGGTCCTCGTCGTGGGCGGCGCCGGCCTCCTGGGCCAGCATCTGATCGACGAGGCCGCGCGCCGAGGCCACGCGATCACCGCGACCCATCGCGGGCCTGCCCCCTCACGAGCCGGCCTCCGGTGGGAGGCGCTCGACCTGCGGGACCCGTCGGCCATCTCCGAGGTGGTGCGGCGAACCTCTCCGCAGGTCGTCCTCAATGCCGCGGCCCTGACCGACGTGGACGGGTGCGAGGATCGCCCCGAGGAGGCGTTGACCGTGAACGCTCTCGCGCCGGCCGCGCTCGCCGCGGCGGCCGTGTCCGCGGGAGCGAGGTTCGTCCACGTGTCGACGGACTACGTGTTCGACGGGAGCGGCCCCGCCACGGAGACCACGGTGCCGCATCCCCTAGGGGTGTACGGTCGGACCAAACTTGAAGGGGAGCGGAGGGTCGCGGACGCGGACCGGAACGCCCTCCTGGTGCGGATGTCCGGCGTCTTCGGGTGGAACCGCGTGTCTCCCAAGCCGAACTCCGTCACCCGAATCCTCCAGGCCGTGGAGGCCGGCCAGGAGGTGCGGCTGTTCGAGGACCAGCGGATCACGCCCACGTACGCGAAGACCGCGGCCCAGGCGATGTTCGACCTCTCCGAGCTGGGAGCCCACGGCGTCTTCCACGTCGCCTCGCGGGACTGCGTGTCCCGCTTCGAGATGGGTCAGGCGGTCGTCGAGGCCTTCGGAATCCCGGGCGCCAAGCTCGTCCCCATCGCCATGCGAAGCGTCGCCCTCAAGGCCGCGCGCCCCCCGGCCTCCTGCCTCAGCGTGAAGAAGGTCGAGGAAACGTTAAAGAGGCCCATGCCCGGATTCCGCGCGTGTCTGGAAGACATGAGGCAGACGCGATGA